From the Desulfosarcina sp. BuS5 genome, one window contains:
- a CDS encoding fumarate reductase/succinate dehydrogenase flavoprotein subunit gives MQLDSKVPGGPLPEKWDKHRCELNLVNPANKRKFNIIVVGTGLAGGSASASLAELGYYVKTFCIQDSPRRAHSIAAQGGINGAKNYPNDGDSIQRLFYDTIKGGDFRSREANVYRLSQASVDIIDQCVAQGVPFAREYGGLLANRSFGGAQVSRTFYARGQTGQQLLLGAYSALSRQINAGKVEMFTRREMLDLVVINDQARGIIVRNLVTGEIESHDADAVVLCTGGYANVFFLSTNAMSSNVTASFRAYKKGALFANPCFTQIHPTCIPVHGTFQSKLTLMSESLRNDGRVWVPKNPGDKRPANQIPESERDYYLENKYPSFGNLVPRDVASRNAKEQCDIGKGVGETGLAVYLDFAEAIERDGRDVIKQKYGNLFQMYEKITADNPYETPMMIYPAIHYAMGGLWVDYNLMSNLEGLFVLGEANFSDHGANRLGASALMQGLADGYFIIPYTIGGYLAGTSRKDITTDHPAFKNAVKMVKARMNNLLSIKGKRTVDDFHRELGLTLWEHCGMSRNEAGLEKAKENIKGLQEEFWQNVTVPGKEKDFNQSLERAGRVADFLEFSQVMIEDALERKESCGGHFNEAFQTDENEALRDDENFCHVSAWEFQGDDKDPKMHKEPLVFENVELTQRSYK, from the coding sequence ATGCAACTCGATAGTAAGGTTCCAGGTGGGCCGCTTCCGGAAAAATGGGATAAACACCGTTGTGAATTAAACCTGGTCAATCCCGCCAATAAAAGAAAATTTAACATTATTGTGGTTGGAACCGGCCTTGCAGGTGGCTCCGCTTCCGCATCACTTGCCGAACTCGGATATTATGTCAAGACATTCTGCATCCAGGACAGCCCCAGACGTGCGCACAGTATCGCTGCCCAGGGTGGTATAAATGGAGCCAAAAACTACCCTAATGACGGTGACAGCATCCAGCGCCTGTTTTATGACACCATAAAAGGGGGTGATTTTAGATCCAGGGAGGCTAATGTTTACAGGCTATCGCAGGCAAGCGTAGATATAATAGATCAGTGTGTAGCCCAGGGAGTACCCTTTGCAAGAGAATACGGCGGTCTGCTTGCAAACCGGTCTTTCGGAGGCGCCCAGGTTTCCAGAACTTTTTACGCAAGAGGCCAGACCGGTCAGCAGCTTCTTCTTGGCGCTTACAGCGCCCTGTCAAGGCAGATTAATGCAGGCAAGGTCGAAATGTTTACCAGGAGGGAGATGCTCGACCTGGTGGTGATAAATGATCAGGCCCGGGGAATAATAGTCAGAAATCTGGTCACCGGGGAGATTGAGTCACACGACGCAGATGCTGTTGTTCTCTGCACAGGCGGATACGCAAATGTTTTTTTCCTCTCCACAAATGCAATGTCAAGTAATGTTACAGCATCTTTTAGAGCATATAAAAAGGGTGCTCTTTTTGCAAACCCCTGCTTCACTCAAATTCATCCGACATGCATCCCGGTTCATGGAACATTTCAGTCGAAACTGACCCTCATGAGCGAAAGCTTAAGAAACGATGGACGTGTCTGGGTACCTAAAAACCCGGGAGACAAACGGCCTGCAAACCAGATTCCGGAATCGGAAAGAGACTATTACCTTGAAAATAAATACCCGAGCTTCGGCAACCTGGTTCCCCGTGATGTAGCCTCACGCAATGCAAAGGAACAGTGCGACATTGGGAAAGGTGTTGGTGAAACCGGTCTGGCAGTTTATCTTGACTTTGCGGAAGCCATTGAACGTGATGGGCGGGATGTAATAAAACAAAAATACGGAAATCTTTTTCAGATGTATGAAAAAATTACAGCAGACAATCCGTATGAAACACCAATGATGATATATCCTGCGATCCACTATGCCATGGGCGGCCTCTGGGTAGATTATAATCTAATGAGTAATCTTGAAGGCCTTTTTGTTCTTGGTGAAGCCAATTTTTCAGATCATGGAGCAAATCGACTTGGAGCCAGCGCCTTGATGCAGGGACTCGCAGACGGTTATTTTATTATACCCTATACAATTGGCGGCTATCTTGCGGGTACATCCAGAAAGGATATTACAACAGATCATCCTGCTTTTAAAAATGCTGTCAAAATGGTCAAGGCACGTATGAACAACCTCCTTTCAATCAAGGGAAAACGAACGGTAGATGATTTTCACAGGGAACTCGGGCTGACTCTTTGGGAACATTGCGGCATGTCAAGAAATGAAGCGGGTCTGGAAAAAGCTAAAGAGAATATCAAGGGTCTGCAGGAAGAATTCTGGCAGAATGTTACTGTCCCGGGAAAAGAGAAAGACTTTAATCAGTCCCTTGAGCGTGCAGGACGTGTGGCGGATTTTCTTGAATTCAGCCAGGTAATGATAGAAGACGCCCTTGAACGTAAGGAATCATGCGGAGGTCATTTTAATGAGGCCTTCCAGACAGATGAAAATGAAGCTTTGCGCGATGATGAAAACTTCTGTCATGTATCAGCCTGGGAATTCCAAGGTGATGATAAGGATCCCAAAATGCATAAAGAACCACTGGTTTTTGAAAACGTCGAATTGACACAAAGGAGCTACAAGTGA
- a CDS encoding reverse transcriptase domain-containing protein, producing MGDTQRSQTISTKNREIARTVACNSRPIEWGQPPVLTGGSSLIKIELLAQSNPELVFTSVVHRIDFDLLKQSFRKIRKSESAGVDKVTAKEYAENLDQNLYNLYERLRRGQYVASPVKRIWIDKEGGEKRPIGIPVLEDKIVQKAAAAILNVIFDRNFYNFSHAFRKGRSQHMAIKDLREQCLKQNISWIVSADITGLFDNINHELLKLDVQVFDDELAKST from the coding sequence ATGGGAGATACACAGAGGTCACAAACCATATCAACAAAAAACCGAGAAATTGCAAGAACGGTCGCTTGCAATTCCAGACCGATAGAATGGGGACAACCACCGGTGTTAACAGGTGGGTCATCCCTTATCAAAATCGAGCTGCTTGCTCAAAGTAATCCTGAACTGGTATTTACATCAGTAGTCCATCGGATAGACTTTGATTTACTGAAACAATCCTTTCGTAAAATTCGGAAAAGCGAATCTGCAGGAGTGGACAAGGTTACGGCAAAGGAGTATGCCGAAAATCTTGATCAAAACCTTTATAATCTGTATGAACGACTGCGGAGAGGACAGTACGTTGCGTCTCCTGTAAAGCGTATCTGGATAGACAAGGAAGGAGGGGAAAAGCGTCCAATTGGCATACCTGTACTTGAGGATAAAATTGTCCAGAAAGCAGCAGCAGCCATATTGAATGTCATATTTGACAGGAATTTTTACAATTTTTCCCATGCATTCAGAAAAGGTCGGAGCCAACACATGGCAATCAAAGATTTACGTGAGCAATGCTTGAAGCAGAATATCAGCTGGATAGTAAGCGCAGATATTACAGGACTATTTGACAATATTAATCACGAGTTACTTAAACTCGATGTTCAAGTTTTTGATGACGAACTTGCCAAAAGCACTTAG
- a CDS encoding transposase has product MLLTESAPFIKQYIEDLNNSLEQYKPGAGLTFTQKAWLSFCLTGILMVNAVCWAKFERASLGNYKLAALSWMFRKGKISWDNLLVGSVRHILKKYGIINGVIVFDESDRARSKNTKRIYKAHKQKHKASGGYVNGQTVILLLLVTDSITVPIGFKFYMPDPIVSAWKKEEEKLKKKGLPKSKRPVKPAFNPEYPKKIQLALLLLENFKKYYPKITVKCVLADALYGSKEFMNGASNILGGVQIISQLKSNQNIRYKGKKKTITDYFNMINKGVNCTIRVRGGEKVNATVSSARLKVDAHDGNVLFVIALKYEGEDEYRYLAATDVSWRTVDIIQAYSLRWLVEVFFEDWKLYEGWGQEAKQYDEEGSSRGLILSLLLDHCLLLHPEQEACIENKTPVFTVGSLQRKTQMDVLMECVKSLLQQQDPGEKLKEMGQVIKKVFRLMPSGKHMSGRTIGRLGPTPSLSRKYCPC; this is encoded by the coding sequence ATGCTATTAACTGAATCTGCACCATTTATCAAACAGTACATTGAAGATCTCAACAATAGCCTGGAGCAATACAAACCTGGTGCGGGATTAACATTTACCCAGAAAGCATGGCTAAGCTTTTGTCTTACCGGTATATTAATGGTAAATGCTGTATGTTGGGCAAAATTTGAACGGGCGAGTCTGGGCAATTATAAATTAGCGGCTCTATCTTGGATGTTTCGTAAGGGTAAGATTTCATGGGACAATTTACTTGTTGGAAGCGTCAGGCATATTTTGAAAAAATATGGTATTATAAATGGTGTAATTGTTTTTGATGAGTCTGATCGTGCCCGTTCCAAGAATACAAAGCGAATATACAAGGCTCATAAGCAAAAACACAAAGCAAGCGGAGGTTATGTTAATGGGCAAACAGTTATTTTGCTTCTTTTGGTCACAGACTCTATAACCGTACCTATTGGTTTTAAGTTTTACATGCCTGATCCAATTGTTAGTGCCTGGAAAAAAGAAGAAGAGAAATTGAAAAAAAAGGGACTTCCGAAGAGTAAGCGTCCTGTCAAACCAGCATTTAACCCTGAGTATCCGAAAAAAATTCAATTAGCCCTGCTCTTACTTGAGAATTTTAAAAAATATTATCCTAAAATTACTGTTAAATGTGTATTGGCTGACGCTTTATACGGTTCAAAAGAATTTATGAATGGAGCCTCTAATATTTTGGGAGGAGTGCAAATTATCAGCCAATTAAAGTCAAATCAAAATATACGATACAAAGGTAAAAAAAAGACAATTACGGATTATTTCAACATGATTAACAAAGGTGTAAATTGCACCATTCGTGTGCGAGGCGGTGAAAAAGTCAATGCAACAGTGAGCAGTGCCCGCCTTAAGGTTGATGCACACGATGGCAATGTGCTTTTTGTGATAGCTCTTAAATATGAAGGGGAAGATGAATACCGTTACTTAGCTGCCACTGATGTGAGTTGGCGCACAGTTGACATTATTCAAGCATATTCTTTGAGATGGCTTGTAGAGGTTTTTTTTGAAGACTGGAAGCTTTATGAAGGATGGGGACAAGAGGCCAAACAATATGACGAAGAAGGATCAAGCCGAGGCCTGATCTTGAGTCTGTTGCTAGACCATTGCCTCCTCCTTCACCCTGAGCAGGAGGCCTGCATAGAGAACAAAACTCCCGTGTTTACCGTGGGAAGTCTGCAAAGAAAAACTCAAATGGATGTTTTGATGGAATGTGTCAAATCTTTGCTGCAACAACAAGATCCCGGTGAAAAACTTAAAGAAATGGGCCAAGTTATCAAAAAAGTTTTCCGACTTATGCCATCGGGAAAACATATGAGCGGAAGAACTATAGGTAGATTGGGGCCAACACCCTCTCTATCACGTAAATATTGTCCTTGCTAA
- a CDS encoding succinate dehydrogenase/fumarate reductase iron-sulfur subunit gives MTKTINLTLKVWRQQGPDLKGRLETYYAKNISTDMSFLEMIDVVNEKITLEGKEPIAFDNDCREGICGMCGAVINGRAHGPEKGTTLCQLHMRQFSDNDVIVIEPWRAKAFKVIKDLVVDRSALDKIIQAGGYISVNTGGAQDANSILIPQETAELAMDAAACIGCGACVAACPNASAMLFTSAKISQLALLPQGKPEAARRAIAMTRVMDKLGFGNCTNERECEAECPKEISITNIARMNREFLKASFISTVQ, from the coding sequence GTGACAAAGACTATAAATTTAACGCTAAAAGTATGGCGTCAACAAGGGCCTGATTTAAAAGGCAGGCTTGAAACTTATTATGCAAAGAATATTTCCACGGATATGTCTTTTTTGGAGATGATTGACGTTGTAAATGAAAAAATAACCCTTGAAGGCAAAGAGCCGATAGCATTTGATAATGACTGCCGGGAAGGCATTTGCGGAATGTGTGGTGCTGTTATAAACGGTCGCGCGCATGGGCCTGAAAAAGGAACAACATTATGCCAGCTTCACATGAGACAATTTTCGGATAATGATGTAATAGTTATTGAACCATGGCGTGCCAAGGCTTTTAAGGTGATAAAAGACCTTGTTGTAGACCGAAGCGCTCTGGATAAAATCATCCAGGCAGGCGGTTATATTTCAGTCAACACAGGAGGCGCACAGGATGCCAACTCTATCCTCATTCCCCAGGAAACTGCCGAACTTGCCATGGATGCAGCGGCATGCATAGGCTGCGGTGCATGTGTCGCAGCATGCCCCAACGCATCAGCAATGCTTTTTACAAGCGCCAAGATATCTCAACTGGCATTACTGCCCCAAGGCAAGCCGGAAGCAGCGCGACGCGCCATTGCCATGACCAGGGTTATGGACAAACTCGGCTTCGGCAACTGCACCAATGAAAGAGAATGCGAAGCAGAATGCCCCAAAGAAATCTCTATAACTAATATAGCGCGTATGAACCGTGAATTTTTAAAGGCAAGTTTTATTTCGACCGTACAATAG
- a CDS encoding IS1 family transposase codes for MQNTANTALTLFCPRKSCKCYQSTENKITKDGVYITKSDFEPRQMFYCNGGKHRFSETGYSDLFGKHGSFKEYEQTAKLNSYGLGTDAIADVLQKDRRTIEQWQKAIGQKGQQFHLFLCFTIGLTIIFLQMDELWSYLKNKSQQLWVFIALESTTKFWIGFELGSRTTYTANRLVKGIKKLGKWGKDNILKVATDKLAAYKNALTLCLKFLMLTCKLLSAE; via the coding sequence ATGCAAAATACAGCAAATACAGCCCTAACACTTTTTTGTCCCAGGAAAAGCTGCAAATGTTATCAATCAACCGAGAACAAAATCACCAAGGATGGAGTTTACATAACAAAATCCGATTTTGAGCCAAGACAAATGTTTTACTGCAATGGTGGCAAACATAGATTCTCAGAAACAGGATATTCCGATCTTTTTGGAAAGCATGGCAGTTTTAAAGAATATGAGCAAACGGCAAAGCTAAACTCTTACGGCCTTGGCACTGATGCAATTGCCGATGTACTTCAAAAAGATCGAAGGACAATTGAACAATGGCAAAAAGCTATTGGGCAAAAAGGCCAGCAATTTCACCTATTTCTTTGTTTTACTATCGGACTTACCATTATATTTCTCCAGATGGATGAACTATGGTCTTACCTTAAAAATAAAAGTCAACAATTATGGGTTTTTATCGCTCTTGAATCCACAACAAAATTCTGGATCGGTTTCGAGTTGGGTTCAAGAACAACTTACACTGCAAACCGTTTAGTAAAGGGCATTAAAAAGTTGGGCAAATGGGGAAAAGATAATATATTAAAGGTCGCTACAGATAAATTAGCGGCTTACAAAAATGCGCTAACATTATGTCTGAAATTCCTTATGCTTACCTGCAAATTGTTAAGCGCCGAATAA
- a CDS encoding GGDEF domain-containing protein produces the protein MDNIETIIERLKENEEIAKKFYQVETKILKVLNFRDFFEVLLTEIKDIFNVPYVWISLIKTSEVTSLLRQMESSKILKKNINIINRASFQKLVDNNKTPLLANKDLKLFYDLIPIKRKHLIGSIAIAPISIDEEIIGSLNQADSSPIRFQPGIDTALLEHLAVKISLCLSNVTAHEKLKIMAYHDPLTGLLNRRVMNAVIKREFKRSERYGSPLSVVFFDIDNLKRTNDVHGHDLGDAMIKHVADILSYRSRESDIITRFAGDEFVAILPETDENDAKKLINRIKLYCLEHPLNTEKSFIPVSISFGVSSTVNKAMKSPDLLLKHADKNLYNAKRTKNKGFGKKFNIINLPVNRENSGKKN, from the coding sequence ATGGACAACATAGAAACGATTATCGAACGTTTAAAAGAAAATGAAGAGATTGCCAAAAAATTTTATCAGGTTGAGACCAAAATTTTAAAAGTTTTGAATTTTCGAGATTTTTTTGAGGTTCTTTTAACAGAAATCAAAGATATATTCAATGTACCGTATGTATGGATTTCCTTAATCAAAACAAGCGAAGTGACGAGTCTTCTCCGCCAGATGGAATCATCAAAAATATTAAAAAAAAATATAAATATTATTAATCGAGCATCTTTTCAGAAACTTGTTGATAATAATAAAACTCCCCTGCTGGCAAACAAAGATTTAAAACTTTTTTACGACCTTATACCCATAAAAAGAAAACATCTTATAGGCTCTATAGCCATTGCGCCCATATCTATTGACGAAGAAATCATCGGTAGTCTAAACCAGGCTGACTCTTCACCTATACGTTTTCAACCCGGCATAGACACTGCTCTTCTTGAGCATCTTGCCGTAAAAATTTCTCTCTGTTTATCAAACGTCACCGCGCATGAAAAATTAAAAATAATGGCCTATCATGACCCCCTCACCGGACTTTTAAACCGAAGGGTAATGAATGCTGTGATCAAAAGAGAATTTAAGAGGTCAGAGAGATATGGAAGCCCGTTATCTGTTGTTTTTTTTGATATCGATAACCTTAAGCGCACCAATGACGTGCATGGTCATGATTTAGGTGATGCTATGATAAAACATGTTGCCGATATATTGTCATACAGGAGCAGGGAATCCGATATAATCACCAGATTTGCGGGAGATGAATTTGTAGCGATCCTTCCCGAAACCGATGAAAATGATGCAAAAAAACTCATTAATCGTATTAAACTTTATTGCCTTGAGCATCCTTTAAATACTGAAAAATCATTCATCCCTGTTTCTATTAGTTTTGGAGTCTCATCCACAGTGAACAAAGCGATGAAATCGCCGGATCTTCTTTTAAAACACGCTGACAAGAATCTATATAATGCAAAAAGAACAAAGAATAAAGGATTCGGAAAAAAATTTAATATAATTAATTTGCCTGTTAACAGGGAGAATAGCGGAAAGAAAAACTAA
- a CDS encoding sulfite exporter TauE/SafE family protein, with amino-acid sequence MTNLIIVSSLIFIVAIAMTMVGKGGGNFYVVILAIANIPMHEAATTGQFILFSASVAAMIIFQKNKSVSWVLAVLIGIFTALSALGGGYFSHLFSGFSLKLIFAVMLLIAGIVMLIPVSENQTMPKNKHLGIISIKSGNEIYNVNLWVALPITVLTGFGSGMVGVSGGSFLVPLMVLACGVSMHTAVGTASTLIAATAFMGFTGHAVQGDFNPSWAVPLAFITIIGGLLGGKFALKTKPKHLKKLFAYTNWLAALFMVINALHTKGII; translated from the coding sequence ATGACAAATCTTATTATAGTAAGTTCTCTCATTTTTATCGTTGCTATTGCAATGACAATGGTCGGTAAAGGCGGAGGGAATTTCTATGTTGTAATTCTGGCAATTGCCAATATCCCAATGCACGAGGCAGCAACAACAGGTCAGTTTATTCTTTTTTCAGCTTCTGTTGCGGCAATGATTATTTTTCAAAAAAATAAGTCTGTATCATGGGTACTGGCTGTTCTGATCGGAATATTTACAGCCTTGTCAGCACTTGGAGGAGGATATTTTTCTCATTTGTTCAGCGGATTTTCATTAAAGCTGATATTTGCTGTTATGTTGTTGATAGCAGGAATAGTAATGTTGATTCCTGTTTCAGAAAATCAAACCATGCCAAAAAACAAACATTTAGGAATTATAAGTATTAAATCTGGCAATGAAATTTATAATGTAAATTTATGGGTTGCTTTACCGATTACTGTTTTAACAGGTTTTGGTTCTGGGATGGTCGGAGTTTCAGGAGGGTCTTTTCTGGTTCCGTTAATGGTTTTGGCTTGTGGAGTATCGATGCATACAGCGGTCGGAACAGCTTCCACATTAATAGCGGCAACTGCATTTATGGGTTTTACAGGTCATGCGGTTCAAGGAGATTTTAATCCTTCATGGGCTGTTCCATTAGCCTTTATTACAATTATAGGTGGATTACTGGGTGGAAAGTTTGCATTAAAAACAAAGCCCAAACATCTCAAGAAACTATTTGCTTATACCAATTGGCTTGCAGCTTTGTTTATGGTAATTAATGCACTTCATACAAAGGGAATCATATAG
- a CDS encoding transposase: MIKNTFEEVLSDEWVKANITNPVQELVIIRGIIPWQKMITKLCKFYNTSQGAFGKSLRMMTAILICIKYYQLSDRQMVKHIKENHYIQYFCNITNEELQTCLDPSSICVFRKRIGEEGVEIIEKEVFEVLRKAGIIQGDNAMIDSSVLKNNVIYPNDVHLIFKAFDKMKQFAVLHQISLWWDNNEVKKLWREFFLNKKQNRLEWLLKFNILFIPALKIFDKKVESLKTTKKKQIKADNMFAILTILEAQTLEKLEGKKQIKNRIVSIDEPDARPIVKGKEHPKCEFGTTMEMTFNREGFMITIENFIGNPNDKTLFAGTLEQFKKRMKGEPENIITDLGYRSNGNFKIADNISNVFLGRKKDVSEEKQSFCCKARSATEGFIAIAKNIRGFGCSLYRGFEGDRIWSLLCQTAYNLKKFIQLLMGEKIEEKKLMKLGLA, encoded by the coding sequence ATGATAAAAAATACTTTTGAAGAAGTTCTTTCTGATGAATGGGTGAAAGCAAATATAACCAATCCAGTTCAGGAATTGGTTATTATCCGTGGGATAATTCCATGGCAAAAAATGATTACAAAGTTGTGTAAATTTTATAACACCAGTCAGGGTGCTTTTGGAAAATCTCTCAGGATGATGACAGCGATTTTGATTTGTATAAAATACTATCAATTAAGTGATAGGCAAATGGTTAAGCATATAAAAGAAAACCACTATATTCAATATTTTTGTAACATCACAAATGAGGAATTGCAAACATGCCTGGATCCGAGTTCTATATGTGTATTTCGAAAACGTATAGGTGAAGAAGGTGTTGAAATTATAGAAAAAGAAGTTTTTGAGGTTCTACGCAAAGCTGGGATAATACAGGGTGATAATGCTATGATAGATTCAAGCGTATTGAAAAATAACGTTATCTATCCAAATGATGTACATTTAATTTTTAAAGCTTTTGACAAAATGAAACAATTTGCCGTTTTGCATCAAATCTCCTTGTGGTGGGACAATAATGAAGTAAAAAAATTATGGCGAGAATTTTTTTTGAACAAAAAACAAAACCGTTTGGAATGGTTACTCAAATTTAATATATTATTTATTCCTGCTCTAAAAATATTTGATAAAAAAGTTGAATCATTAAAGACCACAAAGAAAAAACAAATAAAAGCTGACAATATGTTTGCTATTCTTACTATTCTTGAAGCACAAACCTTAGAAAAACTCGAAGGTAAAAAACAGATAAAAAACCGGATTGTATCCATTGATGAACCGGATGCCCGCCCGATTGTAAAAGGAAAAGAGCATCCGAAGTGTGAATTCGGCACAACAATGGAAATGACTTTCAATAGGGAAGGATTCATGATTACCATTGAAAATTTTATCGGTAATCCAAATGATAAAACGCTTTTTGCTGGAACACTCGAACAGTTCAAAAAACGGATGAAAGGCGAACCGGAAAATATTATTACCGACCTTGGTTACAGAAGCAATGGTAATTTTAAAATTGCAGACAATATCAGTAACGTTTTTTTGGGGCGTAAAAAAGATGTATCCGAAGAAAAACAGAGTTTTTGCTGTAAAGCCCGTTCAGCAACAGAAGGTTTCATAGCTATTGCAAAAAATATTAGAGGTTTTGGATGCAGTCTTTATAGAGGATTTGAAGGAGACCGTATATGGTCATTGCTTTGTCAAACCGCTTATAATCTTAAAAAGTTTATTCAGCTTCTAATGGGAGAAAAGATTGAAGAAAAAAAACTGATGAAACTCGGGCTGGCATAA
- a CDS encoding rhodanese-like domain-containing protein: MEQVLKSLTLDYFGNGKHKISPEKFFDMKKGLLLDVRSKEESDSISIKLEHHPNVESLNIPINEIPDRIDEIPKIKFIGVFCPANVRSSIVYAYLLSKEFPEVRIVEGGYSALTEALKPGQVLKVIKSKK, translated from the coding sequence ATGGAACAAGTTCTTAAAAGTCTTACATTAGATTATTTTGGAAATGGAAAACATAAAATATCGCCGGAGAAGTTTTTCGATATGAAGAAAGGTCTTCTATTGGATGTTCGATCAAAAGAAGAATCAGATTCCATCTCTATAAAATTGGAGCATCATCCTAATGTGGAATCTTTAAACATACCGATTAACGAAATTCCTGACAGAATTGATGAAATTCCAAAGATAAAATTTATAGGTGTATTCTGTCCTGCAAATGTCAGGTCGTCTATTGTCTATGCCTATCTACTGTCAAAAGAATTCCCGGAGGTACGCATTGTTGAAGGCGGATATTCTGCTCTGACAGAAGCCTTGAAGCCGGGACAGGTTCTCAAGGTCATTAAAAGCAAAAAATGA
- the rplQ gene encoding 50S ribosomal protein L17: MRHRKAVLKLNRTSSHRKAMFRNMVTSLFKHQSIRTTDVKAKEVRRWADKLITLAKRGDLHARRQALSIVREKGVVHELFGVARERYGAIAGGYTRITKLGRRSGDAAPVSIIELLGSDTKKKDTKKKDIGIEAEQEKSGVASNG, translated from the coding sequence ATGAGACATAGAAAAGCTGTTTTGAAGTTAAATAGAACAAGCAGCCATAGAAAGGCTATGTTCAGAAATATGGTAACCTCCCTGTTTAAACATCAGAGTATACGTACTACTGATGTTAAAGCAAAGGAAGTGAGACGGTGGGCAGACAAATTGATTACTCTGGCTAAGCGTGGAGATCTCCATGCCAGACGTCAGGCTCTTTCGATTGTAAGAGAAAAGGGTGTTGTTCATGAGCTTTTTGGCGTTGCTCGTGAACGTTATGGCGCTATAGCCGGTGGTTATACCAGAATTACTAAATTAGGCAGACGTTCCGGTGATGCAGCACCTGTTTCTATTATTGAATTATTAGGATCCGATACTAAGAAAAAAGATACTAAGAAAAAAGACATCGGAATTGAAGCTGAGCAGGAAAAATCTGGGGTAGCATCAAACGGATAG
- a CDS encoding succinate dehydrogenase cytochrome b subunit: MMHWVTKTFTTSIGKKILMAVTGLSFCGFLTVHLIGNLTLYGGQDLFNAYVEHLHSLGPVITLFEWGLLLLAIIHILTGSILFFQNLKARPVRYKVNKNAGGRTLGSATMPYTGFILMLFIIFHLFDFHFVDHTNQTVYQIVSNSLSQIGLMPVYLVAVIIAAVHISHGFWSLFQTLGANHPKYMPIIKNIGILFSLVIGIGFGFIPIFIAFIV; the protein is encoded by the coding sequence ATGATGCACTGGGTAACAAAAACATTTACAACTTCCATAGGTAAAAAAATATTAATGGCGGTTACAGGCTTGAGTTTCTGCGGCTTCCTTACTGTACACCTTATAGGCAACCTTACTCTTTATGGTGGTCAGGATCTCTTCAACGCCTATGTTGAACATCTTCATTCTTTAGGACCTGTTATTACACTGTTCGAATGGGGGCTATTATTGTTGGCAATAATTCATATCCTTACAGGGTCAATTCTTTTTTTTCAGAATCTCAAGGCAAGACCTGTAAGATACAAGGTTAACAAGAATGCCGGGGGCCGCACCCTGGGATCGGCTACTATGCCGTATACCGGTTTTATTCTTATGCTATTTATTATCTTTCATCTGTTTGACTTTCACTTTGTCGATCATACCAATCAGACTGTGTACCAGATTGTATCCAATTCTTTGTCACAAATCGGGTTAATGCCTGTTTATCTTGTTGCGGTTATTATAGCGGCAGTACACATAAGCCACGGATTCTGGAGCCTGTTCCAGACCTTAGGCGCCAACCATCCTAAATATATGCCCATAATAAAAAATATAGGAATTCTGTTCAGTCTGGTTATCGGAATAGGTTTTGGTTTTATACCTATATTCATTGCGTTTATTGTTTAG